The Malus sylvestris chromosome 3, drMalSylv7.2, whole genome shotgun sequence genomic sequence GAAGGTAAAGTATTTTATTTGAACAAAATGGGTACATTGAAAACACAGTAAAATTACAAAGCTGAAAAACAGCCACTTCTTGTTCTAAATCACTGTAATACTAAACAAAACGCTGAAGGCCTACATCACTTCTGCAGCAAAATCTAAATCGCCTACGGGCACACACCAACGCAGCAAACCCACTTCCCCAAATTTCTCTCTTAACCCCCAACCTCAATGCCTCATGTCCGAGAAATTCTGAATATAAATTTCGTGTCACGTCATATGCTCAAGACACACACTAAGAAAGATTCGTGCATTCAGGTCTTCCAAAGTGGGTCCATGTGGTACTGGTACCTGAATGCAATGAGGTCCCTCTTCGCGTGTCTTGTGTAGACGGGTGATGCGGAACAGAATTCCTTCCCATAAACtcaaaaccaaataaattaaaaaaattaacaaaactatAGTATACAAAGTTAACAAGAAGCTCACTTTTCAGAAAATGAGGGATCCGGAGCGATCAGACTGAGCTTCGGAGCAGTACCCAAACCCCAGCTGAAACCCCAAGTGGGTACTGCTCCATTTTCCCTCGGCTTTCGAGCTCCCCCGCCCGCCATGGGAGCCAAGAACTTGACCAATTCCTTAAATATCTTGATCTTGATCTGTCCCCTCCTGGGAGGGAGCCTTCGATTTCGGCCGTGCTTGGACTTGGAACCTGGGATTTCCAGTTTTTTCGAATTCGACATGATGAATTTGAAGGGTGAGGACAAGAGCAGAAGAACAGAGTGTTTAGTTGAAggctttttctctctctagagtCTAGAGAGAGGGGATGAACAAAAAGAGGATTTTCTTGGACggaaaagaaagagagtgaATTGTAACAAAGTGAATGTGCTTTGGGGATTTTGAGTGGATGGTTTTATAGAGGCATTTTGCATTTTGGCGCAAAAGACTTGGCTTGCTCACTAAGATTTACCTTGTTTCAGAACTAGATTGGTTGTTCAATGTTTTGGCATTCGATGTATGCGTCTCTATTTGAGTTTAATAAAGTATTCTAtcgtttgaaaaataaaattaactgTAAAAATTGCATGTTTTTACCAATAGAGTTTGCAATACTAGTCAAAAGATGAATATTTTATGTAATTAAATTTGTTGGGcgtttaaatataaaaatagaaaatcttCCTAATTACCTCGTTTCTCTTTTGTTGTTGGAGTCTTAACTAGGCACCACACTAACAAAGCATCATTTTGTCACCTAAATGTTAAACGAATTAGAATAAAAAATGTTACTCTTACCTTTTCTTCGTACTATGTTTTTAATAGAGATGAAATAAATATGTGTTAGTGGGTTCTATTTTTATTAGCAAAATAGTACAAATTATAGTATAAATAGACTGTAAGCATAGCGTTGCACAGTTATAATACGATCTTGAAGTATGTTTGGTTGAGGAAATTGAAGATGATGGGATTTGGGAGTCATGGTGCATTTCTAGCTTAGAAATCATTTCTCAATTAGAAATGCAATTGAATAATATGGTACATGTCGTATAAAAACTTTCCACGTGGATAACAATGACCCAAAACATCATATGGTTGGTTTGAAGGGGCGGGGCCcactcttatttatttatttttaacataAATATTATTGATTCAAAAGATGGCCATATGAATCTTTTGGGTCAATGACGTTTTGAAGACATTAGACTGAAACATCGCCACATGCATAATTATATCCATTTATATGATAATACGTAGATTGATTTTGTTCATATTCCATCATAAAACTTAACAAATTCATGGTCtacatttatataataacatgtgaACCGTTTATAAACttgtttggaagtacttttaaaataactgaaaacacTTTAAGAGAACATATTTGTTAAGTTCCAATTGCACTTAAAATGCTTCTTGAAAGAAGCATTAGTTATGTGCACTTTACCCTGTTTTCAAAATTCAATtgtatttttgttaaatattaattataaaaatattttcacaaaaatataATTTGGCCATTTTGAAAGCAGGAGCTCTATATCACTTTTTGGTGCAGGGCACATAATGATTTTTCCAATACCTCAGCTCAGATAAACCATAACTTTTTACCTTTTTCCTTCGTTATTAGTTATGAAAAAACATTAAGCATCTACAAATGAACCATTGGAAACAAGTTAAATGTGTGGGCCTCTAAATCATGTCATATAACGCGGTGTTGGAATATTCGGATACATTACGAAAGAAAGAGATGGATGGATGTCACAATTATAttcttaattattttcattttttatgttaATTTGTTCCATGTAACAAGCAATTTTAGAGATTTAGAGAAGCAGTAGCAACCAATTTTATAGTAATTTATTGGCCGGCAAGAAGAAAATTTACAGTCAAATTTAGTAATTTATTGGCCGGCAAGAAGAAAATTTACAATCAAACGCGTGGGACCCttgcaaatatatatatcataattTTGCATGCAGCTCTTATGGTTCTAAATCACAAAGAGCAAAATGAATTTATATTTGGGATGATCACGGAGATTTTGTAAAaacttaggtttttttttttggtttacaTGGTTCCTGAGGTTTACATAATTCCTCACTTTAGtatttgagatttgaaatctaGTAGAAGTGGTGCCTGAGTTTatccatcatcaatcattttggttatttcatgaaaaatatccATTAAATgagaataaaatgataaaaataatctcaaattttgactaatcattttggcctattgtttattaaaattgagggtatttttatcattttatccttatttgatataattttttacgaaatgaccaaaataattggtAGTAAATAAACTCAGGgacaatttctttcaatttcaaatctcagcGATTAATGTTAATAATTACgccaatctcagagaccattttagctaaaaagctaAAAACTTTTTGCAACgttttgt encodes the following:
- the LOC126617489 gene encoding uncharacterized protein LOC126617489 — its product is MSNSKKLEIPGSKSKHGRNRRLPPRRGQIKIKIFKELVKFLAPMAGGGARKPRENGAVPTWGFSWGLGTAPKLSLIAPDPSFSEKNSVPHHPSTQDTRRGTSLHSGTSTTQTHFGRPECTNPS